One region of Rhodocaloribacter litoris genomic DNA includes:
- a CDS encoding glycoside hydrolase family 32 protein, which produces MESGLIDLLRVGGAVVSLLGLARANAGSLAAPTYRERYRPQFHFSPATNWMNDPNGLVYYDGEYHLFYQYNPFGLQWGHLSWGHAVSPDLVHWHHLPVAIPEADGVMAFSGSAVVDRENTSGFGRDGKPPLVAIYTGHHPAPDPAAERQAQHLAYSTDRGRTWVPYEDNPILDIGTAHFRDPKVFWYAPEKKWVMVVALSLERKVHFYASPDLKRWTFLSAFGPAGAVGGFWECPDLFELPVDGDPNDTRWVLQVDVGDGGVAQGSGAQYFVGHFDGTTFTVETGDPAGPLPPGFEDRLPPEWAAGEGGLASRNVVFGFLDRHVAGTVSGREGMTGTLVSPPFELTHAYLNFLLAGGHRHDETRVELLVDDRVVRTARGTGSETPDWVCWDVRDLRGRTARLRLVDRPAGPGGRILIDHVERSDTPVTAWPGPVRWVDYGADFYAAITWAGLPEHDGRRIWVGWMNNWHYAQNLPTEPWRGALSLPRRLGLRTLDGAIRLVQEPVAELARLRGPRRHLTDRSLPPGRTPLDAHGIAGATLELLATFDPGQAREVGLLVRVGEDEETRIGYDVAAAEVFVDRRRSGQDDFHPGFAARHAGPLPLREGHLRLHIFVDWSSVEVLAGEGETVLTERIFPSPESTGVALYASGGPAHLVSLEVWPLASIWEEAGPETPGSP; this is translated from the coding sequence ATGGAGTCTGGATTGATCGATCTCCTCCGGGTGGGAGGGGCCGTGGTCTCGTTGCTGGGGCTGGCACGGGCGAACGCCGGTTCGCTCGCGGCACCGACCTACCGGGAACGCTACCGGCCCCAGTTCCATTTCTCCCCGGCCACGAACTGGATGAACGATCCCAACGGCCTCGTCTACTACGACGGCGAGTACCACCTTTTCTACCAGTACAATCCTTTCGGCCTCCAGTGGGGGCACCTGAGCTGGGGCCACGCCGTCAGCCCGGACCTGGTGCACTGGCACCACCTGCCCGTGGCCATCCCCGAAGCCGACGGCGTGATGGCCTTCTCGGGCAGCGCCGTCGTCGACCGGGAGAACACCAGCGGCTTCGGCCGCGACGGCAAGCCGCCGCTGGTGGCCATCTACACGGGACACCATCCGGCGCCGGACCCCGCCGCCGAACGACAGGCCCAGCACCTGGCCTACAGCACCGACCGGGGCCGCACCTGGGTTCCCTACGAGGACAATCCGATCCTCGACATCGGCACGGCCCATTTCCGGGATCCGAAGGTGTTCTGGTATGCGCCGGAAAAGAAGTGGGTGATGGTGGTGGCGCTCTCGCTGGAGCGCAAGGTGCACTTTTACGCCTCGCCGGACCTGAAGCGGTGGACGTTCCTGAGCGCCTTCGGGCCCGCCGGTGCCGTCGGCGGCTTCTGGGAATGCCCGGACCTTTTCGAACTGCCGGTCGATGGAGACCCGAACGACACCCGCTGGGTGTTGCAGGTGGATGTGGGAGACGGGGGCGTGGCTCAGGGCTCCGGCGCCCAGTATTTCGTCGGGCACTTCGACGGGACCACCTTCACCGTGGAAACCGGCGACCCGGCCGGGCCGCTGCCCCCCGGCTTCGAGGACCGCCTCCCTCCGGAGTGGGCCGCCGGGGAGGGCGGGCTCGCCTCCCGTAACGTGGTCTTCGGCTTCCTGGATCGCCACGTCGCCGGCACGGTCTCCGGCCGGGAAGGCATGACGGGCACCCTCGTCTCGCCCCCGTTCGAACTCACCCATGCCTACCTGAACTTCCTGCTCGCCGGCGGCCATCGCCATGATGAAACCCGCGTCGAACTGCTCGTCGACGACCGGGTCGTGCGGACGGCCCGGGGCACCGGAAGCGAGACCCCCGACTGGGTCTGCTGGGACGTGCGCGACCTCAGGGGCCGCACCGCCCGCCTCCGCCTCGTCGACCGGCCCGCCGGGCCCGGCGGGCGCATCCTCATCGATCACGTCGAGCGCAGCGATACGCCGGTGACGGCCTGGCCCGGACCGGTCCGATGGGTCGACTACGGCGCGGATTTCTACGCCGCCATCACCTGGGCCGGCCTGCCCGAGCACGACGGGCGGCGCATCTGGGTCGGGTGGATGAACAACTGGCATTATGCCCAGAACCTCCCGACGGAACCCTGGCGCGGGGCCCTGTCTCTGCCCCGCCGGCTCGGCCTGCGTACCCTCGACGGTGCAATCCGGCTCGTGCAGGAACCCGTGGCCGAACTCGCCCGCCTGCGCGGGCCGCGCCGCCACCTCACGGATCGCTCCCTGCCCCCGGGACGCACCCCGCTCGACGCCCACGGCATCGCCGGCGCCACGCTCGAGCTCCTCGCCACCTTCGATCCCGGGCAGGCCCGCGAAGTCGGACTGCTGGTGCGCGTGGGCGAGGACGAGGAAACACGCATCGGCTATGACGTGGCCGCGGCCGAAGTGTTCGTGGACCGGCGGCGTTCGGGGCAGGATGACTTTCATCCGGGCTTTGCCGCGCGTCATGCAGGACCGCTGCCGTTGCGGGAAGGGCACCTCCGGCTGCACATCTTCGTGGACTGGTCGTCGGTCGAAGTGTTGGCCGGCGAAGGGGAGACGGTGCTGACGGAGCGGATTTTCCCGTCTCCGGAGAGTACGGGGGTGGCCCTGTATGCATCGGGGGGACCGGCGCATCTGGTGTCGCTGGAGGTGTGGCCGCTGGCCTCGATCTGGGAAGAGGCCGGGCCGGAGACGCCCGGCAGCCCGTGA
- a CDS encoding SpoIIE family protein phosphatase: MVIAVARDISDRVEAEAALRRSEEHFRRLIENASDLISILDAGGVVRYQSPAVTRMLGYLPEEMIGQNVFDYLSPDEEPATRTLFQQVLTRPGVPVTAEFRFRHQDGSWRIIESVGTALLADAPGEGMVVNSRDVTERKRAEATLRLQKTLLEAQGEASIDGILVVSDQGRILSYNQRFVEMWGLSPDVMTTRSDEAAIAAVLDQLQDPETFRARVEHLYRHPGEKARDEILLRDGRVFDRYTAPVVSSEGDHYGRIWFFRDVTEQKRHAEELEQARQEAEQARVRASHYARSLERELEFGRRIQRSLLPADLPQPPGWELAVRFHPVWRVAGDFYDAFELPNGHLAFLIADVSGKGVGAALFMALFQSLLRAAAERAGDAARSDEAVLTEVFTSTNGYITRVHKKAHMFASVFFGVLDSVSGVLQYVNAGHEPPVVLGADGGLRRLAPTGPALGLIGGAPFNVEGTILAAGESVLAYTDGVTEARNEARDFFTEERLLALLLPPAPAAAGLLDQIERAVHAFAGRAPLADDLTLLALRRCSA; the protein is encoded by the coding sequence GTGGTCATCGCCGTCGCCCGCGACATCTCGGATCGGGTGGAGGCCGAAGCCGCGCTGCGGCGCAGCGAAGAGCACTTCCGGCGGCTCATCGAGAATGCCTCGGACCTGATCTCCATCCTGGATGCCGGGGGCGTCGTCCGCTATCAGAGTCCGGCCGTCACCCGGATGCTGGGGTATCTCCCGGAAGAGATGATCGGCCAGAATGTCTTCGACTACCTCTCCCCGGACGAAGAGCCCGCCACCCGGACCCTTTTCCAGCAGGTGCTCACACGGCCGGGGGTACCGGTCACCGCTGAATTTCGGTTCCGGCACCAGGACGGCTCCTGGCGCATCATCGAATCCGTCGGTACGGCGCTCTTGGCGGACGCGCCCGGCGAGGGGATGGTCGTCAACTCCCGGGACGTCACCGAGCGCAAGCGGGCCGAGGCCACGCTGCGCCTGCAGAAGACGCTGCTCGAAGCGCAGGGCGAGGCTTCCATCGACGGCATCCTGGTGGTTTCCGACCAGGGACGGATCCTCTCGTACAACCAGCGCTTCGTCGAGATGTGGGGGCTGTCGCCGGACGTTATGACCACCCGCTCGGACGAAGCGGCGATTGCGGCCGTGCTGGATCAACTCCAGGATCCGGAGACGTTCCGGGCCCGGGTCGAACACCTGTACCGGCACCCCGGGGAAAAAGCCCGGGACGAGATCCTCCTGCGTGACGGGCGGGTCTTCGACCGCTACACGGCCCCCGTCGTCAGCAGCGAGGGCGACCACTACGGGCGCATCTGGTTCTTCCGCGACGTGACCGAACAGAAGCGGCATGCCGAGGAACTGGAGCAGGCCCGGCAGGAGGCCGAGCAGGCGCGGGTCCGGGCCAGCCACTATGCCCGGAGCCTGGAGCGCGAGCTCGAGTTCGGGCGCCGGATCCAGCGGAGCCTGCTACCGGCCGACTTGCCGCAGCCGCCGGGCTGGGAACTCGCCGTTCGCTTCCATCCCGTCTGGCGCGTGGCCGGCGATTTTTACGACGCCTTCGAGCTGCCAAACGGCCACCTCGCGTTCCTCATCGCGGACGTCTCCGGCAAGGGCGTGGGCGCGGCGCTTTTCATGGCCCTTTTCCAGAGCCTGCTCCGGGCGGCCGCCGAACGAGCCGGGGACGCCGCCCGGTCCGACGAGGCCGTCCTGACCGAGGTGTTTACCTCCACCAACGGTTACATCACCCGTGTCCACAAGAAAGCCCACATGTTCGCCTCGGTCTTCTTCGGGGTGCTTGACTCCGTTTCCGGTGTGTTGCAGTACGTCAATGCCGGGCACGAGCCGCCCGTGGTGCTCGGGGCCGACGGGGGCCTCCGGCGCCTGGCGCCGACCGGCCCGGCGCTGGGCCTGATCGGCGGCGCCCCGTTCAACGTGGAGGGCACGATCCTGGCCGCCGGCGAGTCCGTCCTGGCCTATACGGACGGGGTTACGGAGGCCCGCAACGAGGCCCGGGACTTCTTCACGGAAGAGCGCCTGCTGGCGCTGCTCCTCCCGCCGGCTCCGGCCGCCGCCGGTCTGCTCGACCAGATCGAACGGGCCGTCCACGCGTTCGCCGGGCGGGCACCCCTCGCCGACGACCTGACGTTGCTGGCCCTGCGGCGTTGTTCCGCCTGA
- a CDS encoding PAS domain S-box protein, which translates to MSEQLQDASRSVADRLRVVSAAAAGVIGARSREALRSVLEEACRQVLPSDAFMLLGYDAATHTFQDFAGRDATPAAGTPGERVVHERRSVLVHRTDDAGAPDGPLSGIGYPFGSAIHTPVLAGDEVLGVLAVHSFTPDRYTDADVGVVEVLASLAATALVNMRLAESRQEAMEALRERERQLSEAERLARLGSWRWTIGSDHVIWSDELFRIYGLPPNKGRIAFSVFIAHLHPEDRARVLARIEEARRGGKPYDFLHRIVRPDGTVRVLHARGAVVHGPDGRPHQMIGTGQDVTDLTAAEAALRASEESYRTIFELASDAIFVHDLETGAILDANRKACELHGCTLDELKALGVGGISDGRPPFDAGHAWDRIRRAAGGEPQRFEWLVRRKTDERFWVEVSLHRVRIRGEDRILASVRNIDERKQAEAALKRAYEELEQRVAARTAELAERTAALEQAEQRFRAIVEASPTPLLLSRLDDGVILYANDRLETLIGAEPGSLVGKKTPDFYTDPADRPRVLETVRRQGYVRDLELCIRRADGSPCWVSLSAQRLVFDGAPTVATALIDITERKQAEAALRASEASYRSLFDNLTELVYVQDLDGRFLNVNEAVVQAYGYRRDEIIGQTPALLAASDRVDVEETMRCFRLAVAGEPQRFDWWGRRKDGSCFPKTAVASRKRWCSSARPTSARTWSSPSPATSRIGWRPKPRCGAAKSTSGGSSRMPRT; encoded by the coding sequence ATGTCGGAGCAGTTACAGGATGCGTCGCGGTCGGTGGCGGACCGCCTGCGGGTCGTCTCCGCAGCGGCGGCCGGTGTGATCGGTGCCCGCTCGCGGGAGGCCCTGCGGTCCGTGCTGGAGGAGGCCTGCCGCCAGGTGCTTCCGTCCGACGCGTTCATGCTCCTGGGCTACGACGCCGCCACGCACACCTTTCAGGATTTTGCCGGCCGCGATGCGACGCCGGCAGCCGGTACACCGGGGGAACGCGTGGTGCACGAGCGCCGGTCCGTGCTGGTGCACCGGACGGACGATGCCGGAGCGCCGGACGGCCCGCTCTCCGGCATCGGTTACCCGTTCGGTTCGGCCATCCACACGCCGGTTCTGGCCGGGGACGAAGTACTGGGCGTCCTCGCCGTTCACAGCTTCACCCCCGACCGGTACACGGACGCGGACGTGGGGGTGGTGGAGGTGCTTGCTTCGCTGGCGGCCACCGCGCTCGTGAACATGCGCCTGGCGGAGTCACGGCAGGAGGCCATGGAGGCGCTGCGCGAACGCGAGCGGCAGCTCAGCGAAGCCGAACGCCTGGCACGCCTCGGTAGCTGGCGCTGGACTATCGGCAGCGACCACGTCATCTGGTCGGACGAGCTCTTTCGCATCTACGGCTTGCCGCCGAACAAAGGGCGGATCGCCTTCTCGGTGTTCATTGCTCACCTGCATCCGGAAGACCGGGCCCGGGTGCTCGCCCGGATCGAGGAAGCACGGCGCGGCGGCAAGCCCTACGACTTCCTGCACCGGATCGTCCGCCCGGACGGGACGGTCCGGGTGCTGCATGCCCGCGGGGCGGTGGTCCACGGCCCCGACGGTCGCCCCCACCAGATGATCGGCACGGGACAGGACGTGACCGACCTGACGGCGGCCGAGGCGGCCCTGCGGGCCAGCGAGGAGAGCTACCGCACGATCTTTGAGCTGGCCAGCGACGCCATCTTCGTCCACGACCTGGAAACCGGGGCGATCCTTGACGCCAACCGCAAGGCCTGTGAGTTGCACGGCTGTACCCTCGACGAATTGAAGGCGCTCGGCGTCGGCGGGATCAGCGACGGCCGCCCGCCCTTCGATGCCGGGCATGCCTGGGACCGCATCCGGCGTGCCGCCGGGGGCGAGCCGCAGCGCTTCGAGTGGCTCGTCCGGCGCAAGACGGACGAACGCTTCTGGGTGGAGGTGAGCCTGCACCGGGTGCGCATCCGGGGCGAAGACCGGATCCTGGCCAGCGTTCGCAACATCGACGAGCGCAAGCAGGCCGAGGCGGCGCTGAAACGGGCCTACGAGGAACTCGAACAACGCGTCGCGGCCCGCACCGCCGAGCTGGCCGAGCGAACGGCAGCCCTGGAACAGGCCGAGCAGCGCTTCCGTGCCATCGTCGAGGCCAGTCCCACGCCGCTGCTGCTGAGCCGGCTCGACGACGGGGTCATCCTCTATGCCAACGACCGGCTCGAAACGCTCATCGGGGCGGAACCCGGCAGTCTGGTGGGCAAGAAGACACCGGACTTCTACACCGACCCGGCCGACCGCCCGCGCGTGCTCGAGACCGTGCGCCGGCAGGGGTACGTGCGCGACCTGGAACTGTGCATCAGGCGGGCCGACGGCTCCCCCTGCTGGGTTTCCCTCTCGGCGCAGCGCCTCGTCTTCGACGGCGCCCCGACGGTGGCGACCGCGCTCATCGACATCACCGAACGCAAACAGGCCGAGGCCGCCCTGCGTGCCAGTGAGGCGAGCTACCGTAGCCTCTTCGACAACCTGACCGAACTCGTCTACGTTCAGGACCTCGACGGTCGCTTCCTGAACGTGAACGAAGCCGTCGTGCAGGCCTACGGGTATCGACGCGACGAGATCATCGGCCAGACGCCTGCCCTCCTGGCCGCTTCCGATCGCGTGGACGTCGAGGAGACGATGCGATGCTTCCGCCTGGCCGTCGCGGGTGAGCCCCAGCGCTTCGACTGGTGGGGACGCCGCAAGGACGGCAGTTGCTTCCCGAAAACGGCAGTTGCTTCCCGAAAGAGGTGGTGCTCCAGCGCTCGACCTACTTCGGCCAGGACGTGGTCATCGCCGTCGCCCGCGACATCTCGGATCGGGTGGAGGCCGAAGCCGCGCTGCGGCGCAGCGAAGAGCACTTCCGGCGGCTCATCGAGAATGCCTCGGACCTGA
- a CDS encoding amino acid permease, protein MLTILGVIMYLREGWVVGQAGLGGAVLIILLTFLITGTAALSLSSITTNIRMGAGGVFYIISQSLGLEPGGSIGIPLYLGQALSAALYIYGFSEAWLYLFPDHPQLLVAYGVFAVVFTATLISTRLAFRLQGLVMFVILVSLGSIVLGLTGIGRQEPLHNPQLWGPFDAGGFWVLFAIFFPAGTGIKVGASMSGALADPRRSIPRGTLAAVGTALVVYLFMALWYSLVATPEELRSNYLVVVERAARGELVLAGILASTFTATLSSLVAAPRVLHALGEQGIIPRRDFFGRLTPGGEPRNAALVTGGLVGLALLLGSLDRIAVLITMFYLLTYLTIDLVILVEQGLGMISFRPLFRIPLWVPMLGIAACLLAIFVISPAFALIALTLVAGIYVYLTNRKLQTPWQTVRSSIFVSLADWAAKRIARTPEEANERSWKPDLLVPVTSRSQLDGTFRFLRVLTEPKGSLKIVGVRCLEEAPETLPAARTPESSPGTPAGTTRPDDLDTLPEVARMFQQEGVYATATVIEAPSLAKGVQMSAAVLRGSYFRPNVLFGLAHLYAPPTLQHFVDTAAAHQMGVALLYLHPEAGLGYEHRLNVWVRDQSPTWQLGLRLANLDLTVLLAYQIFRNWRGRELRLLTVCEDPQEVPNARAYLRRLVEDARLPPGAVCRVYTGRFLERLAEAPRADVQLLGLPREVDPAFLKTVVFRTRSSCLFVRDSGRESALA, encoded by the coding sequence GTGCTGACGATCCTCGGCGTGATCATGTATCTACGCGAGGGGTGGGTCGTCGGGCAGGCCGGTCTGGGGGGAGCCGTGCTGATCATTCTGCTGACGTTTCTCATCACCGGTACGGCGGCTCTTTCGCTCTCGTCCATCACGACCAACATCCGCATGGGGGCCGGCGGGGTTTTCTACATCATCAGCCAGTCGCTCGGGCTCGAGCCGGGGGGCAGCATCGGCATTCCGCTCTATCTCGGCCAGGCCCTCTCGGCGGCGCTCTACATTTACGGCTTCAGCGAGGCCTGGCTGTACCTTTTTCCCGATCACCCGCAGTTGCTGGTGGCCTATGGCGTCTTTGCGGTGGTTTTCACGGCGACCCTCATCTCGACACGGCTGGCCTTCCGGCTGCAGGGGCTGGTGATGTTCGTCATCCTGGTTTCGCTCGGCTCCATCGTCCTGGGGCTGACAGGTATCGGGCGGCAGGAGCCCCTGCACAACCCGCAGCTCTGGGGTCCTTTCGATGCCGGGGGGTTCTGGGTGCTCTTTGCGATCTTCTTTCCGGCCGGAACCGGCATCAAGGTGGGGGCCAGCATGTCGGGGGCGCTGGCCGATCCGCGGCGAAGCATTCCGCGCGGGACCCTGGCCGCCGTGGGCACGGCGCTCGTGGTTTACCTGTTCATGGCCCTCTGGTACAGCCTGGTCGCGACGCCCGAGGAGCTCCGGAGCAACTACCTGGTCGTCGTCGAGCGGGCGGCCCGGGGGGAGCTCGTGCTGGCGGGGATCCTGGCGTCCACCTTCACCGCGACGCTCAGTTCGCTCGTGGCGGCGCCCCGCGTCCTGCACGCGCTGGGCGAACAGGGGATCATCCCCCGGCGGGATTTCTTCGGCCGGCTGACCCCCGGCGGCGAGCCGCGCAACGCCGCGCTCGTGACGGGGGGGCTCGTCGGCCTGGCGCTGCTGCTCGGCAGCCTGGACCGGATTGCGGTCTTGATCACGATGTTCTACCTGCTGACCTATCTGACGATCGATCTGGTCATCCTCGTCGAGCAGGGGCTCGGCATGATCTCGTTCCGGCCCCTGTTTCGCATCCCGCTCTGGGTGCCGATGCTCGGGATCGCCGCCTGCCTGCTGGCCATCTTCGTCATCAGTCCCGCGTTTGCCCTCATCGCCCTCACCCTGGTGGCCGGCATCTACGTCTACCTGACCAACCGGAAGCTCCAGACGCCGTGGCAGACCGTCCGGAGCAGCATCTTCGTCTCGCTGGCGGACTGGGCGGCCAAGCGCATCGCCCGCACGCCCGAAGAGGCCAACGAGCGTTCCTGGAAGCCGGACCTGCTGGTGCCGGTGACCTCGCGCAGCCAGCTCGACGGTACCTTCCGCTTCCTGCGTGTGCTCACCGAGCCCAAGGGCTCGCTCAAGATCGTGGGCGTCCGCTGCCTGGAGGAGGCACCCGAAACGTTGCCTGCCGCCCGGACGCCGGAAAGCTCCCCGGGCACGCCCGCCGGAACCACCCGGCCGGACGATCTCGATACGCTGCCCGAGGTGGCCCGGATGTTTCAACAGGAGGGGGTCTATGCGACGGCAACGGTGATCGAAGCCCCGTCGCTGGCCAAAGGGGTGCAGATGAGCGCGGCCGTCCTGCGGGGCAGCTACTTCCGTCCCAACGTGCTTTTTGGACTGGCCCACCTCTACGCCCCCCCGACGTTGCAGCACTTCGTCGACACGGCGGCGGCGCACCAGATGGGCGTGGCCCTGCTCTACCTGCACCCGGAGGCCGGCCTGGGCTACGAGCACCGCCTCAACGTCTGGGTGCGGGACCAGAGCCCGACCTGGCAGCTCGGGTTACGGCTGGCCAACCTAGATCTGACGGTGCTGCTGGCCTATCAGATCTTCCGAAACTGGCGGGGGCGCGAGTTGCGCCTGCTCACCGTCTGCGAGGACCCGCAGGAGGTGCCGAATGCCCGGGCCTATCTGCGGCGGCTCGTCGAGGATGCCCGCCTGCCGCCGGGGGCCGTATGCCGGGTGTACACCGGCCGGTTTCTGGAACGGCTGGCCGAAGCACCCCGCGCCGATGTACAACTCCTCGGGCTGCCGCGCGAGGTCGATCCCGCCTTTCTGAAGACGGTCGTGTTCCGCACGCGCAGCTCCTGCCTGTTCGTGCGCGATTCGGGCCGCGAAAGTGCGCTGGCCTGA
- the queC gene encoding 7-cyano-7-deazaguanine synthase QueC: protein MSETLKRPALVLFSGGQDSTTCLFWAQKHFARVETLGFDYGQRHRVELEQARLIAERAGVPFTVVDLRGMLHGSALTEHEKDVSARHERNPDLPASFVPGRNAVFLSVAAAHAYNRGIRDLVGGMCQTDYAGYPDCRRAFIDAMETALARALDVDLRIHTPLMYLTKAETWKLAADLGVLDIVRDLSHTDYHGDRTTYNEWGYGRLDNPASILRAKGYEEAKAKGWI from the coding sequence ATGTCCGAAACCCTGAAACGCCCGGCCCTGGTGCTGTTCTCCGGCGGCCAGGACTCGACCACCTGCCTGTTCTGGGCCCAAAAGCATTTTGCCCGCGTCGAAACCCTGGGGTTCGACTACGGGCAACGGCACCGCGTCGAGCTGGAGCAGGCCCGCCTCATCGCCGAACGGGCGGGGGTGCCGTTCACGGTGGTCGACCTGCGGGGCATGCTTCACGGCTCGGCGCTGACCGAACACGAGAAAGACGTCTCGGCCCGGCACGAGCGCAACCCGGACCTGCCGGCCTCTTTCGTACCCGGGCGCAACGCCGTCTTCCTCTCCGTCGCCGCCGCACACGCCTACAACCGGGGTATCCGCGACCTCGTCGGCGGCATGTGCCAGACCGACTACGCCGGCTATCCGGATTGCCGCCGCGCCTTCATCGACGCCATGGAGACGGCCCTCGCCCGCGCCCTCGACGTCGACCTGCGCATCCATACCCCGCTGATGTATCTGACGAAGGCGGAGACGTGGAAGCTGGCCGCCGACCTGGGCGTGCTCGACATCGTCCGCGACCTCTCGCATACGGACTACCACGGCGACCGGACCACCTACAACGAATGGGGCTACGGACGCCTCGACAACCCGGCCTCCATCCTCCGTGCAAAGGGCTACGAAGAAGCGAAGGCGAAGGGGTGGATCTGA
- the queF gene encoding preQ(1) synthase, which yields MGTTDHALQEALEALQAQALEYTRRSLEHMARHGIRPEGRFGLFLPPETRRQEIHRLPYEHTARQVVVYETAPGEFSALCPFSGLPDYGTVRIEYVPGSWILELKSLKYYLISWRNIGAAQEDITAIMYEDLMRHLEDPAYLVLTTDYNVRGGIHTVCTIDSRTQR from the coding sequence ATGGGCACGACGGACCACGCGCTGCAGGAAGCCCTCGAAGCGCTCCAGGCGCAGGCGCTCGAATACACGCGCCGCTCGCTCGAACACATGGCACGCCACGGCATCCGCCCCGAAGGCCGCTTCGGGCTGTTTCTGCCGCCCGAGACGCGCCGGCAGGAGATCCACCGCCTGCCCTACGAGCACACCGCCCGGCAGGTGGTCGTCTACGAGACGGCACCCGGCGAGTTCTCCGCCCTTTGCCCCTTCTCCGGCCTGCCGGACTACGGCACCGTCCGCATCGAATACGTGCCGGGAAGCTGGATCCTGGAGCTGAAAAGCCTGAAATACTACCTTATCTCCTGGCGTAACATCGGGGCGGCCCAGGAGGACATCACGGCAATCATGTACGAGGACCTGATGCGCCACCTCGAGGATCCCGCCTACCTGGTGCTCACGACCGACTACAACGTGCGCGGCGGCATCCACACCGTCTGCACCATCGACAGCCGCACGCAGCGCTGA
- a CDS encoding serine hydrolase domain-containing protein gives MRLALRSLPVFMLLCMGVAAAALAQDLAVPVTGNVIDPERLVRVDSVLERYVREGRVAGAVGLVLHDGEVVYERAVGWADREAGRPMTTDTIFRIASQTKALTSTAILMLVEEGRINLEDPVSRWMPTFERTMVAVRSDTGLVLEPARRAITIRDLLTHTAGISYGGEPWVAARYRAQGLGYGEAYGWYTAHLDEPICETMDRLGTLPFVEQPGVRWVYGYATDILGCVVERVSGRPLDAFFRERLTGPLGMTDTYFYLPPAQRDRLAAVYTPGDDGRVVRAPDGPRGQGDYVDGPRRSFSGGAGLLSTARDYARFLEMIRNGGILDGVRILAPHTVAVMTSNQVGTRYSEDGLGFGLGFQTTDRLGANGFSSVGTFGWSGAYGSAYEVDPKERLVLVLMIQVVPYYGSGLREAFKAAVYQALVPPPVE, from the coding sequence ATGCGCCTCGCCTTACGGTCTCTGCCGGTTTTCATGCTTCTGTGCATGGGCGTCGCCGCGGCTGCGCTTGCGCAGGATCTGGCGGTGCCGGTCACCGGGAACGTCATCGACCCGGAGCGCCTGGTCCGGGTCGATTCGGTGCTCGAGCGGTACGTGCGTGAGGGCCGGGTGGCCGGGGCGGTGGGGCTGGTGCTGCACGACGGCGAGGTCGTCTACGAGCGGGCCGTGGGCTGGGCCGACCGTGAGGCGGGGCGTCCGATGACGACGGACACCATCTTCCGCATCGCCTCGCAGACCAAGGCCCTCACCAGTACGGCCATCCTGATGCTGGTGGAGGAAGGCCGGATCAACCTCGAGGATCCGGTGAGCCGCTGGATGCCGACGTTCGAGCGGACGATGGTCGCCGTCCGCTCGGATACGGGCCTGGTGCTGGAGCCGGCGCGCCGGGCCATCACCATCCGGGACCTGCTCACCCACACGGCCGGCATCTCCTACGGCGGCGAGCCGTGGGTGGCGGCGCGCTACCGGGCGCAGGGCCTGGGCTACGGAGAAGCCTACGGCTGGTACACGGCCCACCTGGACGAACCCATCTGTGAGACGATGGACCGGCTCGGCACGCTGCCGTTCGTCGAACAGCCGGGGGTCCGCTGGGTCTACGGCTACGCCACCGACATCCTGGGGTGCGTCGTCGAGCGCGTCAGCGGCCGCCCCCTCGATGCCTTCTTCCGGGAACGCCTGACCGGACCGCTGGGCATGACCGACACGTATTTCTACCTCCCCCCCGCGCAACGGGATCGCCTGGCGGCCGTGTACACACCGGGCGACGACGGGCGGGTGGTGCGGGCGCCGGACGGCCCGCGCGGCCAGGGCGATTACGTCGACGGGCCGCGCCGCAGCTTCTCCGGGGGCGCCGGCCTCCTCTCGACGGCGCGCGACTATGCCCGTTTCCTGGAGATGATCCGCAACGGCGGCATCCTGGACGGCGTGCGTATCCTGGCCCCGCATACCGTCGCGGTCATGACGTCCAACCAGGTCGGCACCCGCTACAGCGAGGACGGGCTGGGCTTCGGCCTCGGGTTCCAGACGACGGACCGGCTCGGGGCGAACGGCTTCAGCTCGGTGGGGACGTTCGGCTGGAGCGGGGCGTATGGATCCGCTTACGAGGTCGACCCGAAGGAACGGCTGGTGCTGGTGTTGATGATCCAGGTGGTCCCCTACTACGGGAGCGGCCTCCGCGAGGCGTTCAAGGCCGCCGTCTACCAGGCCCTCGTCCCGCCGCCCGTGGAGTGA